Proteins co-encoded in one Actinomadura luteofluorescens genomic window:
- the pssD gene encoding PssD/Cps14F family polysaccharide biosynthesis glycosyltransferase, producing MPPTGKHVLLIGSAGGHLTQLLALEPWWRSHERSWVTFESRHAESLLTGEQVSWAHQPTTRNIPNLLRNTRLAWRLLRRTRPDVVVSTGAGVALPFFVLAKLMRIPAVYIEVYDRIDSPTLTGRLCRPFASLFLVQWEEQRRFYSNSVVVGNLL from the coding sequence GTGCCCCCAACCGGAAAACACGTCCTGCTGATCGGGTCGGCGGGCGGCCATCTGACCCAGCTCCTCGCGCTCGAACCCTGGTGGCGGTCGCACGAGCGCTCCTGGGTGACGTTCGAGTCGCGCCACGCGGAGTCCCTGCTGACCGGTGAGCAGGTGTCGTGGGCGCACCAGCCCACCACCCGCAACATCCCGAACCTGCTCCGCAACACCCGGCTCGCCTGGCGGCTGCTGCGGCGGACGCGGCCCGACGTCGTCGTCTCCACGGGCGCGGGCGTCGCGTTGCCCTTCTTCGTCCTCGCCAAGCTGATGCGGATCCCGGCCGTCTACATCGAGGTGTACGACCGCATCGACTCGCCTACGCTGACCGGACGGCTCTGCCGTCCGTTCGCGTCGCTGTTCCTGGTCCAGTGGGAGGAGCAGCGCCGCTTCTACTCGAACTCCGTCGTTGTGGGGAACCTGCTGTGA
- a CDS encoding glycosyltransferase translates to MSDLPLVLVTVGTDYHRFDRLIEWVDRWYAETGRGRVRCVVQHGASRAPEHAEPRDFLDHVELLELMERATAVVTHAGASTIGEARRLGRLPVIVPRDPAFDEIVDGHQIDFLRRIEEKGLVASCADEKDLRARLDRLLDEPDAFRLAEGDSGAAQAAAVRRTGSLIDTLMTVRGGTSALPARAPAPAAGEPEEYPSVTVVIATRNRPELLRVALESILAQDYPGDVDCLVVHDQSEPDDTVAVDKPGRRVSVMVNTRSQGLAGARNSGILAAGGDLVAFCDDDDRWLPGKLTAQVAALRTAPDAGLACCGIRVLYDDTKVDRALDRREVTFTDLLYSRLTELHPSTFLLRRDALVDRIGLVSEEVPGSHGEDYEFLLRAARDHAIVNVPEVHVEVLWHKQSYFAQRWRVIADALAWLLERFPEFRLAPAGYGRIAGQVAFAEAASGRRRSALRWARRTVRANWREPRAYLTVAVACRLIKADRIVRFLHRRGRGI, encoded by the coding sequence GTGAGCGACCTTCCGCTGGTGCTCGTGACCGTCGGCACCGACTACCACCGCTTCGACCGGCTGATCGAATGGGTGGACCGCTGGTACGCCGAGACGGGGCGGGGCCGCGTCCGCTGCGTCGTCCAGCACGGCGCCTCCCGCGCCCCCGAGCACGCCGAGCCGCGCGACTTCCTCGACCACGTCGAGCTGCTGGAACTGATGGAACGGGCGACCGCCGTCGTGACCCACGCGGGCGCCTCGACGATCGGCGAGGCGCGCCGCCTCGGCCGGTTGCCGGTCATCGTGCCGCGCGACCCGGCCTTCGACGAGATCGTCGACGGCCACCAGATCGACTTCCTGCGGCGGATCGAGGAGAAGGGCCTCGTCGCCTCCTGCGCGGACGAGAAGGACCTGCGCGCGCGGCTCGACCGGCTGCTCGACGAGCCTGACGCCTTCCGCCTCGCGGAGGGAGACTCGGGGGCGGCGCAGGCCGCCGCGGTCCGGCGGACCGGTTCGCTGATCGACACGCTCATGACCGTGCGCGGCGGGACGTCCGCGCTCCCGGCGCGGGCTCCGGCCCCCGCGGCCGGGGAGCCGGAGGAGTACCCGAGCGTCACCGTCGTCATCGCCACCCGCAACCGCCCCGAGCTGCTGCGCGTCGCGCTCGAATCGATCCTCGCCCAGGACTACCCGGGCGACGTCGACTGCCTCGTCGTACACGACCAGAGCGAGCCCGACGACACCGTCGCCGTCGACAAGCCCGGCCGCCGGGTCTCGGTCATGGTCAACACCCGGTCGCAGGGCCTCGCCGGCGCCCGCAACTCCGGCATCCTCGCCGCCGGCGGCGACCTCGTCGCGTTCTGTGACGACGACGACCGGTGGCTGCCCGGCAAGCTGACCGCGCAGGTCGCGGCCCTGCGGACGGCGCCGGACGCCGGCCTCGCCTGCTGCGGCATCCGCGTCCTGTACGACGACACGAAGGTCGACCGGGCCCTCGACCGCCGCGAAGTCACCTTCACCGACCTGCTGTACTCCCGCCTCACCGAGTTGCACCCCTCGACGTTCCTGCTCCGCAGGGACGCGCTGGTCGATCGGATCGGCCTGGTGAGCGAGGAGGTGCCGGGAAGCCACGGCGAGGACTACGAGTTCCTGCTGCGCGCGGCCCGCGACCACGCGATCGTCAACGTGCCCGAGGTGCACGTCGAGGTCCTGTGGCACAAGCAGTCCTACTTCGCGCAGCGCTGGCGCGTCATCGCCGACGCCCTGGCGTGGCTGCTGGAGCGGTTCCCCGAGTTCCGCCTGGCACCGGCCGGTTACGGCCGCATCGCGGGGCAGGTCGCGTTCGCGGAGGCCGCGTCGGGACGCCGCCGGTCGGCGCTGCGGTGGGCCCGCCGCACCGTCCGGGCGAACTGGCGGGAGCCGCGCGCCTACCTGACCGTCGCCGTGGCCTGCCGACTGATCAAGGCCGACCGGATCGTCCGGTTCCTGCACCGCCGGGGGCGCGGCATCTGA
- a CDS encoding fibrinogen-like YCDxxxxGGGW domain-containing protein, protein MTIAATAALLTGTVVATVSAQGGDRSASLSAAAVQRDGKTSARAAASCWAIKQQFPSSTDGIYWLQTPKLIAPDQFYCDMTTDGGGWVLVGRGRQGWNFAFPGQNGAASVRNSPTGTAAFTPATLPAKTIDGLLNGHTVDDLPDGVRIRRATDAGGTKWQNMLWKFQKAAPWSWTFDADPSHPLSSVSFDGTDYSGGNTRQVTKDSLLRPTHGFYTFETKQNSWQRGFSYRSYVTAGDNSPTSYLWRSGVSGGNTIPFAQVWIRPKLTDLQYPAVPDSGTPSASEKPLMSNKTSGGAWGVTGVVSGGTGEAHLEVQGMAVSGNTMYVGGEFKYVQKGASPASGEKVEQSYLAAFDTATGEWKSSFRPKLNGGVWDLQVAGGKLIVAGEFTKANDAANTTGLVALDLATGKNAAGWQANVTNSTGGAAMARALDLQGDWLYVGGNFTRIAGGNPIGSPISVGRAARVRVSDGKPDGTWKPAFNGSVMELDANPTGDRVYYSGYFTSVNSKPARKIAVIGTAAPAVQVAGLDDQNWHPSTPTVDKQYQQIIREFGDKVWVGGSEHVLSAYTKSKFERLHTVIAKTGGDFQAAVEINGIVYASCHCYNFLYHDGDAWPTPTTWSQIQSINAVGAFDGKTAEPVSDFLPSIATRAGNGPWEMTKDAQGCMWIGGDINRGSWLSTGYQWAGGFTRVCQQDATPPAKPTDLKVASDGGGVKVSWKAPAENEGVKYEVIRDDRVIGVTAGWHLDVTEPGGNYWVRAIDAGGNRSASTAVASP, encoded by the coding sequence GTGACCATAGCGGCCACCGCGGCGCTGTTGACCGGCACGGTCGTCGCGACCGTGTCCGCGCAGGGCGGCGACCGGTCGGCGTCGCTCAGCGCGGCGGCCGTGCAGCGGGACGGAAAGACCTCCGCCCGGGCCGCGGCCTCCTGCTGGGCCATCAAGCAGCAGTTCCCCTCCAGCACTGACGGGATCTACTGGCTGCAGACGCCGAAGCTCATCGCGCCCGACCAGTTCTACTGCGACATGACCACCGACGGCGGCGGCTGGGTGCTCGTCGGCCGCGGCCGGCAGGGCTGGAACTTCGCCTTCCCCGGCCAGAACGGCGCCGCGTCGGTGCGCAACAGCCCGACCGGCACGGCCGCGTTCACCCCCGCCACCCTGCCCGCGAAGACCATCGACGGGCTGCTGAACGGCCACACGGTCGACGACCTGCCCGACGGGGTGCGGATCCGGCGCGCGACCGACGCCGGCGGCACCAAGTGGCAGAACATGCTGTGGAAGTTCCAGAAGGCCGCGCCGTGGTCCTGGACGTTCGACGCCGACCCGTCGCACCCGCTGTCGTCCGTCTCCTTCGACGGCACCGACTACAGCGGGGGCAACACCAGGCAGGTCACCAAGGACAGCCTGCTCAGGCCGACCCACGGGTTCTACACCTTCGAGACCAAGCAGAACAGCTGGCAGCGGGGCTTCTCCTACCGGTCGTACGTCACGGCCGGCGACAACAGCCCGACCAGCTACCTGTGGCGGTCCGGCGTCTCGGGCGGCAACACCATCCCGTTCGCCCAGGTGTGGATCCGGCCGAAGCTGACCGACCTGCAGTACCCGGCCGTCCCCGACTCGGGCACGCCGTCCGCCAGCGAGAAGCCGCTGATGAGCAACAAGACCTCCGGCGGCGCCTGGGGCGTCACGGGTGTCGTGAGCGGCGGGACCGGCGAGGCGCACCTCGAGGTGCAGGGCATGGCCGTGTCCGGCAACACCATGTACGTCGGCGGTGAGTTCAAGTACGTCCAGAAGGGCGCGTCGCCCGCCTCCGGTGAGAAGGTCGAGCAGTCGTACCTGGCCGCCTTCGACACCGCGACGGGCGAGTGGAAGTCCTCGTTCCGGCCGAAGCTGAACGGCGGCGTCTGGGACCTGCAGGTCGCCGGGGGCAAGCTGATCGTCGCCGGTGAGTTCACCAAGGCCAACGACGCGGCCAACACCACCGGCCTGGTGGCGCTCGACCTCGCGACGGGCAAGAACGCCGCCGGATGGCAGGCCAACGTCACCAACTCCACGGGCGGCGCCGCCATGGCCCGCGCGCTGGACCTGCAGGGCGACTGGCTGTACGTGGGCGGCAACTTCACCCGGATCGCGGGCGGCAACCCGATCGGCTCTCCGATCTCCGTGGGACGCGCGGCGCGCGTCCGCGTCTCCGACGGCAAGCCCGACGGGACGTGGAAGCCGGCCTTCAACGGCTCGGTGATGGAGCTGGACGCGAACCCCACCGGTGACCGGGTCTACTACTCGGGCTACTTCACCAGCGTGAACTCCAAGCCCGCGCGGAAGATCGCGGTGATCGGCACGGCCGCTCCGGCGGTCCAGGTCGCCGGGCTGGACGACCAGAACTGGCACCCGAGCACGCCGACGGTCGACAAGCAGTACCAGCAGATCATCCGCGAGTTCGGCGACAAGGTCTGGGTGGGCGGCTCCGAGCACGTCCTCAGCGCCTACACCAAGAGCAAGTTCGAGCGGCTCCACACCGTCATCGCCAAGACCGGAGGCGACTTCCAGGCCGCGGTGGAGATCAACGGCATCGTCTACGCGAGCTGCCACTGCTACAACTTCCTCTACCACGACGGCGACGCCTGGCCGACGCCGACCACCTGGTCGCAGATCCAGTCCATCAACGCGGTCGGCGCGTTCGACGGCAAGACCGCCGAGCCGGTGTCGGACTTCCTGCCGAGCATCGCCACCCGCGCCGGCAACGGGCCGTGGGAGATGACCAAGGACGCTCAGGGCTGCATGTGGATCGGCGGCGACATCAACCGCGGATCCTGGCTGAGCACCGGCTATCAATGGGCCGGCGGATTCACGCGCGTGTGCCAGCAGGACGCGACGCCGCCCGCGAAACCGACGGACCTCAAGGTGGCCTCCGACGGCGGCGGGGTGAAGGTCTCGTGGAAGGCGCCCGCGGAGAACGAGGGCGTCAAGTACGAGGTCATCCGTGACGACCGGGTCATCGGCGTCACGGCGGGCTGGCACCTCGACGTCACCGAGCCCGGTGGCAACTACTGGGTGCGGGCCATCGACGCGGGGGGCAACCGCTCCGCTTCGACGGCGGTCGCGTCACCCTGA
- a CDS encoding sulfotransferase domain-containing protein, with product MTRGLVSGLKDRSPRAFKDMANSVTRTYGMRTADQRHLPDFMVIGTKRGGTTSLWNYLIQHPLVMPMFPASRGLKSPWYFYVNYAKGDVWYRSHFATEGELDRLEQKAGSRPLTGEACPYYMYYPLAAERIHERMPDLKVVVVLRDPVKRAYSHYWEAVGKGVEDLGFEEALAAEPERLRGEVERMRAEPLYYSEAHDFHSYRDRGVYLPQLEQWREYYPRENFLIMSAEEMYADEQAALDRACGFLGLPPHRLRSAERHNHLPAPPMDAAVKQELTEFYRPHNRELFEWLGVDFGWPS from the coding sequence ATGACCAGGGGTCTGGTTTCCGGTCTGAAGGATCGTTCGCCGCGGGCCTTCAAGGACATGGCCAATTCCGTCACCCGGACGTACGGCATGCGGACGGCGGATCAACGCCATCTTCCCGACTTCATGGTGATCGGCACTAAACGGGGCGGAACGACGTCGCTGTGGAACTACTTGATCCAGCATCCGCTGGTCATGCCGATGTTCCCGGCGTCGCGCGGGCTGAAAAGCCCCTGGTACTTCTACGTGAACTATGCCAAGGGCGATGTCTGGTACCGATCCCATTTCGCCACCGAGGGCGAACTCGACCGGCTCGAACAGAAGGCGGGTAGCCGCCCGCTGACCGGCGAGGCGTGCCCTTACTACATGTACTATCCGCTCGCCGCCGAGCGGATCCACGAGCGGATGCCGGACCTCAAGGTCGTCGTCGTGCTGCGCGATCCGGTGAAGCGCGCCTACTCCCACTACTGGGAGGCCGTCGGCAAGGGCGTGGAGGACCTCGGGTTCGAGGAGGCGCTCGCCGCCGAGCCCGAGCGGCTGCGCGGCGAGGTCGAGCGGATGCGCGCCGAGCCGCTGTACTACAGCGAGGCGCACGACTTCCACAGCTACCGCGACCGCGGCGTCTACCTGCCGCAGCTGGAGCAGTGGCGGGAGTACTACCCGCGCGAGAACTTCCTGATCATGTCCGCGGAGGAGATGTACGCCGACGAGCAGGCCGCGCTCGACCGCGCCTGCGGCTTCCTCGGGCTGCCCCCGCACCGGCTGCGGAGCGCCGAGCGGCACAACCATCTGCCCGCGCCGCCGATGGACGCCGCGGTCAAGCAGGAGCTCACCGAGTTCTACCGGCCGCACAATCGAGAGCTGTTCGAGTGGCTCGGCGTCGATTTCGGCTGGCCGAGCTGA
- a CDS encoding polysaccharide biosynthesis C-terminal domain-containing protein, which produces MTAALPQADQGTGGGGRRHGRDLREFARGGAIGLVSSVIAAASGFLLTVVVARTLGVAEAGVFFVVVALFTIVAEIAELGADTGLVRTTARLRALGRVDELRRLMIVSHVPVVVVGVLCSVGAYLAAPWIADRFVDPADAGTAVTLLRISAPFLGLMALTRVALGGTRGLGSVTAYSLINNVLLPGARPLLVGLVFVLGLGAAGVMVAWTAPIAASFVAAVLVLWRMVPRAEAGHRPGDATAGAATGEAGTRRGSTGREFWAFSGPRGVAAAVEIALVWANVPLVAMLVSSEEAGVYATANRFVSTGTLVLQAARIAIAPQVAAMLARDERDRAGHLNSLATRWVVLASWPIYLVLASFGPFLLALFGEGFTGGAVTLAVLAGAMLLALGAGNVQTVLLMGGKSSWSLANKSVALAVNIVLTLLLVPPFGIAGAAAAWAVAMLIDTVAAALQVRYLLGLRLDVRRVAVTGLWALAWFGLTGVALRTVLGTSAPVFVLYAVVACAGYAATLWRLRHSLGGAEFLGAVRNRGARQGESA; this is translated from the coding sequence ATGACCGCGGCGTTGCCGCAGGCTGACCAGGGGACCGGCGGGGGCGGGCGGCGGCACGGCCGCGACCTGCGTGAGTTCGCCCGCGGCGGGGCGATCGGCCTGGTCAGCTCAGTGATCGCGGCGGCCTCGGGGTTCCTGCTCACCGTCGTCGTCGCCCGGACGCTGGGCGTCGCCGAGGCGGGCGTGTTCTTCGTGGTCGTGGCGCTGTTCACGATCGTCGCCGAGATCGCCGAGCTGGGCGCCGACACCGGGCTGGTGCGGACGACGGCGCGGCTGCGCGCCCTCGGCCGGGTGGACGAGCTGCGCCGGCTCATGATCGTCTCGCACGTGCCCGTGGTGGTCGTCGGCGTGCTGTGCTCGGTGGGCGCCTACCTGGCGGCACCCTGGATCGCCGACCGCTTCGTCGACCCGGCGGACGCCGGCACGGCCGTGACGCTGCTGCGGATCTCCGCGCCGTTCCTCGGGCTCATGGCCCTGACCCGGGTGGCGCTCGGCGGCACCCGCGGGCTCGGGAGCGTCACCGCCTACTCGCTCATCAACAACGTCCTCCTGCCCGGCGCCCGCCCGCTGCTGGTCGGCCTGGTGTTCGTGCTCGGCCTGGGGGCCGCCGGAGTCATGGTCGCCTGGACGGCGCCGATCGCGGCGTCGTTCGTCGCGGCCGTCCTGGTGCTGTGGCGGATGGTGCCCCGTGCCGAGGCCGGCCACCGGCCGGGCGACGCGACGGCCGGGGCCGCGACGGGCGAGGCCGGGACGCGGCGCGGGTCGACGGGACGGGAGTTCTGGGCGTTCTCCGGCCCCCGCGGCGTCGCCGCCGCGGTCGAGATCGCCCTCGTGTGGGCCAACGTCCCGCTGGTCGCGATGCTGGTGTCCAGCGAGGAGGCGGGCGTCTACGCCACCGCCAACCGGTTCGTCAGCACCGGCACGCTGGTACTCCAGGCCGCCCGCATCGCGATCGCGCCGCAGGTCGCCGCGATGCTCGCGCGGGACGAGCGCGACCGGGCCGGGCACCTGAACTCGCTGGCCACCCGGTGGGTCGTCCTCGCGTCCTGGCCGATCTACCTGGTGCTGGCCAGTTTCGGCCCGTTCCTGCTGGCGCTGTTCGGCGAGGGGTTCACGGGCGGCGCCGTCACGCTGGCGGTGCTCGCGGGCGCGATGCTGCTCGCACTCGGCGCCGGCAACGTGCAGACGGTGCTGCTCATGGGGGGCAAGAGCTCCTGGAGCCTGGCCAACAAGTCGGTCGCCCTGGCGGTGAACATCGTGCTGACCCTGCTGCTCGTCCCGCCGTTCGGCATCGCGGGAGCGGCGGCGGCCTGGGCGGTGGCGATGCTGATCGACACGGTCGCGGCCGCGCTGCAGGTCCGCTACCTGCTCGGGCTGCGGCTGGACGTGCGGCGCGTCGCCGTGACCGGGCTGTGGGCGCTGGCGTGGTTCGGCCTGACCGGGGTCGCCCTGCGGACCGTGCTCGGGACCTCGGCGCCGGTCTTCGTCCTCTACGCCGTCGTCGCCTGCGCCGGATACGCCGCTACGCTGTGGCGTCTGCGGCACTCGCTGGGGGGTGCCGAGTTCCTCGGCGCGGTCCGCAACCGCGGCGCCCGACAGGGGGAGAGTGCATGA
- a CDS encoding O-antigen ligase family protein: MVTTAPRRPAAPPRPGRSGSRRRFAGSGPREETPEESDRKDLPAWPLSLLFVGFPVWWLLGLGAFAAPIAASVMALHLMLRGGTRAPRRFGLWALFLVWVIASGTQIDSFGRGVGFIFTFMNYAAATVVFVYAYNCSVKRLPIRRALGMVVVFWVWVVIGGFLGVLMPKTGLTTPFERILPGAIGGNEYVHDLVHPQFAEIQQPWGAPAPYNRPRAPFPYTNAWGAHYALLFPFVILYVTQARFLLRLALIGLMAASLVPAFATLNRGMFLAIVVGVLYTALRYLGRGHARWPAMVIALMVVGGIAALLSGVGSGIDSRTEYSSTTNDRLGLYGEAFVRTLDSPVLGYGAPRPSETYVVSVGTQGEFWHLMFSYGFPGLVFFCGWLWLLSMRTRRVTPDSLLWLHAVVVMASFMLFYYSLDQTELILVFVAGALILRGSAEGKAGGADDRGVAAG; encoded by the coding sequence TTGGTCACGACCGCGCCGCGGCGCCCGGCCGCGCCGCCCCGGCCGGGCAGGTCGGGTTCGCGGCGGCGGTTCGCCGGGTCCGGGCCGCGCGAGGAGACCCCCGAGGAGTCGGACCGCAAGGATCTGCCGGCCTGGCCGCTGAGCCTGCTGTTCGTCGGCTTCCCGGTCTGGTGGCTGCTCGGCCTCGGTGCGTTCGCGGCGCCGATCGCGGCGTCGGTGATGGCGCTGCACCTGATGCTGCGCGGCGGGACGCGCGCACCCCGGCGGTTCGGGCTCTGGGCGCTCTTCCTGGTCTGGGTGATCGCGTCCGGAACCCAGATCGACAGCTTCGGGCGCGGTGTCGGCTTCATCTTCACCTTCATGAACTACGCGGCCGCGACCGTCGTGTTCGTCTACGCCTACAACTGCTCCGTGAAGCGGCTGCCGATCCGCCGCGCGCTCGGGATGGTGGTCGTCTTCTGGGTGTGGGTGGTGATCGGCGGCTTCCTCGGCGTGCTGATGCCGAAGACGGGGCTGACCACCCCGTTCGAGCGGATCCTGCCCGGCGCCATCGGGGGCAACGAGTACGTCCACGACCTCGTGCACCCGCAGTTCGCCGAGATCCAGCAGCCCTGGGGCGCGCCCGCCCCCTACAACCGGCCCCGCGCGCCCTTTCCGTACACCAACGCCTGGGGCGCGCACTACGCCCTGCTGTTCCCCTTCGTCATCCTTTACGTGACACAGGCACGGTTCCTCCTGCGGCTGGCGCTCATCGGCCTGATGGCGGCCTCGCTCGTCCCGGCCTTCGCGACGCTGAACCGCGGGATGTTCCTGGCGATCGTGGTCGGCGTCCTCTACACGGCGCTCCGCTACCTCGGACGCGGGCACGCCCGGTGGCCGGCGATGGTCATCGCGCTCATGGTGGTCGGCGGCATCGCGGCGCTCCTGTCCGGCGTCGGCTCGGGGATCGACAGCCGCACGGAGTACAGCTCGACCACCAACGACCGCCTCGGCCTCTACGGCGAGGCGTTCGTGCGGACGCTCGACTCGCCGGTGCTCGGGTACGGCGCCCCGCGACCGTCCGAGACCTACGTGGTGTCAGTGGGGACCCAGGGCGAGTTCTGGCACCTCATGTTCTCCTACGGCTTTCCGGGGCTGGTGTTCTTCTGCGGCTGGCTGTGGCTGCTCTCGATGCGCACCCGGAGGGTCACGCCCGACTCCCTGCTGTGGCTCCACGCGGTGGTGGTGATGGCATCGTTCATGCTCTTCTACTACAGCCTCGACCAGACCGAACTGATCCTGGTCTTCGTGGCGGGTGCGCTGATCCTGCGCGGATCGGCCGAAGGAAAGGCGGGAGGCGCGGATGACCGCGGCGTTGCCGCAGGCTGA
- a CDS encoding polysaccharide biosynthesis tyrosine autokinase produces MDSTAKADSTELAEYAAMLRRRWWVVVAGAMLGLAIAGAGLVLLPKSYVSTAIVQVTATDPEVPKSNGGKNDFSLETEAQRLRSTEVTSLVQKRIGASDSPLALGRRVQVTVPPNSSVLVIEWAAASSGKARAGAQAFAEAYLQNRNQKAVQRLQSQAAVLEKQINDVRTKLATAGATQRRVLSAQINAFSNKLTDLQVAAANVDGGEIITSASPPAGPSSPDPVKFLPSGLAGGLLLGIILAIMYDRFDRRVRVAGDVERVLDLPVLLSIPQRRGKEELGLLPARSRSGQNFHELAHELTATLGHGNHVILVTGAAPGPGSSIVSVNLAAALARTGSNVLLVCANLQSPLAADLLGLHRGAGLSELLLARVELRDVVRRNHALPSLATITPGADVDLAAEMLQREQMARLIGSLREKARFTVVEAPSTELGADAQALADLSDAALIVVETPRTKYAQIRDGVRRIHRMGAAVLGAVVLPKQDEIAVTTPAPSLPREPRDMPPRRRDGSAGSGAQLPAPMPAPSAPKEPRRAAAHAAREPGPRRDPLTGEADQPRPRKHARPAAPDAGPLDDQDKPNDKTITLSKVNLDAFVPPDDAVSPAADTLTDKAAQKVNRPRPPEGGA; encoded by the coding sequence ATGGACTCCACGGCGAAGGCCGATTCCACGGAGCTGGCGGAATACGCGGCCATGCTCCGGCGGCGGTGGTGGGTGGTCGTCGCCGGAGCGATGCTCGGACTGGCGATCGCCGGCGCCGGCCTGGTGCTGCTGCCCAAGTCGTACGTGTCCACGGCCATCGTGCAGGTCACCGCCACCGATCCCGAGGTGCCCAAGAGCAACGGCGGCAAGAACGACTTCAGCCTGGAGACCGAGGCGCAGCGGCTGCGCTCCACCGAGGTGACGAGCCTCGTGCAGAAGCGGATCGGCGCGTCCGACTCGCCGCTGGCGCTCGGCCGCCGCGTGCAGGTCACCGTGCCGCCCAACTCGTCCGTCCTCGTCATCGAGTGGGCGGCGGCCAGCTCGGGGAAGGCGCGCGCCGGAGCGCAGGCATTCGCCGAGGCCTACCTCCAGAACCGCAACCAGAAGGCGGTGCAGCGGCTGCAGAGCCAGGCCGCGGTGCTGGAGAAGCAGATCAACGACGTCCGCACCAAGCTCGCGACCGCCGGGGCCACCCAGCGACGCGTGCTGAGCGCCCAGATCAACGCCTTCAGCAACAAGCTGACCGACCTGCAGGTGGCCGCCGCGAACGTGGACGGCGGCGAGATCATCACCAGCGCGTCGCCACCCGCCGGGCCCTCCAGCCCCGACCCCGTCAAGTTCCTGCCGAGCGGCCTGGCCGGCGGGCTGCTGCTCGGCATCATCCTGGCGATCATGTACGACCGGTTCGACCGGCGCGTGCGGGTCGCCGGGGACGTCGAGCGCGTCCTGGACCTGCCCGTCCTGCTGTCCATCCCGCAGCGGCGCGGCAAGGAGGAGCTCGGCCTGCTGCCCGCGCGCAGCCGCAGCGGGCAGAACTTCCACGAGCTCGCGCACGAGCTGACCGCGACCCTCGGCCACGGCAACCACGTCATCCTCGTCACCGGCGCCGCGCCCGGCCCCGGCTCCAGCATCGTGTCGGTGAACCTCGCCGCCGCGCTCGCCCGCACCGGGTCCAACGTCCTCCTGGTGTGCGCCAACCTCCAGTCGCCGCTGGCGGCCGACCTGCTCGGGCTGCACCGCGGGGCCGGGCTGTCGGAGCTCCTGCTCGCCCGGGTCGAGCTGCGCGACGTGGTGCGCCGCAACCACGCGCTGCCGTCCCTGGCCACCATCACCCCCGGCGCCGACGTCGACCTCGCGGCCGAGATGCTGCAGCGCGAGCAGATGGCCCGCCTCATCGGCTCGCTGCGCGAGAAGGCCCGCTTCACGGTCGTCGAGGCCCCCTCGACCGAGCTCGGCGCCGACGCCCAGGCCCTCGCCGACCTGTCCGACGCCGCCCTGATCGTCGTGGAGACCCCGCGCACCAAGTACGCGCAGATCCGCGACGGCGTCCGCCGCATCCACCGGATGGGCGCGGCCGTGCTCGGCGCGGTCGTCCTGCCGAAGCAGGACGAGATCGCCGTGACGACGCCCGCGCCGTCGCTGCCCCGCGAGCCCCGCGACATGCCTCCGCGGCGGCGGGACGGCTCGGCGGGCTCGGGAGCCCAGCTGCCGGCCCCCATGCCGGCGCCGTCCGCGCCCAAGGAGCCGCGCCGCGCCGCGGCGCACGCCGCGCGGGAACCGGGCCCCCGGCGCGACCCGCTCACGGGCGAGGCCGACCAGCCGCGCCCCCGCAAGCACGCGCGGCCCGCCGCCCCGGACGCCGGCCCCCTCGACGACCAGGACAAGCCGAACGACAAGACCATCACGCTCAGCAAGGTGAACCTGGACGCGTTCGTGCCGCCCGACGACGCCGTCTCCCCCGCGGCCGACACCCTGACCGACAAGGCGGCGCAGAAGGTCAACCGCCCCCGGCCTCCCGAGGGCGGGGCGTAA